The genomic region CACGGACTGCATCAGTCCAGATGTGAAAAACTCCATTCATGTTGGAGATCGGATCCTTGAGATTAACGGGACGCCTATTCACAATGTCCCACTGGATGAGGTATTCACTACACTGCACCCAACACATTGTTACTGAAGTATTGTACTTTACtgtaaatatgcaaatagaaatcttgatgtttttaaattgtCCTGGAGAGAAAAGCGCTGACATTTATTTTAGAGCTTTCCTGAATAATACTTGAAAGACCTAGTgaacaaaatggaaataaaaaaataaaaaaatgaaaaaaaaaaaaaataatgaaataaaaaatgtatatatgtatatatatatatatatatatatacattattgttttgttaaacAGGTCGACAGCTAATTTGGACAAAATTATGGACACAGTGAACTCATTGCccatctgtctttctctccagatCGACCTGCTGATCCAGGAGACGAGCcggctgctgcagctcaccatCGAGCACGACCCTCACAGTCAGGGGCAGGAGGGAGGCTCCTCAGGGGCCGAGGAGCAGACGGACGGCCCCTTGTCCACCCCGCTGTCAGAGGGCCCCAGCCCCATCCTGCCCATCACCACTCCCCCCCATCCTGACATCAGCAGTCTGAAATCCCGCATGATCACGTAAGAAACTTACAGATGTGGTGATGCtcattttaaagtttaagtTACTTTACTTTGATTACTATTTTCTTCTGCTACTTTATGTGTATATGTAAGAGGTTCAAATGAATATGACACTGTTAATATTTCATGGATAGCAGAAGTCATTTTAGGCTTTTAGGCTGGTCGTTTCCAGTCTTTTACATTTCTCACAAATGCCAACATCTAGTTTTCCAAAAAAATCCTTGTATTCCTTTAGGTTCAGTTGAAAGACAGGTtagcaacaagaaaaaaaaggtttttactGTAATTATGAGTTTCTTCCTGCCCTCCTTTTAAGATATATAGTATCCACCCTAAACAAAAATGACCATTTCCATGTAAACATTTCTTattgcagcagcagacagtaaTAAAGTACCCCgctttcctcctcttcacccctTCCAATGCTGTACCCTCCtcatttcttttcctctgtgcttctcctctttctcttcctgtctctctccccttttACCCTCCAGGCGGAGCTACAGCATCGATAAATCACCAGGCTCCAGCAACGCAGCATCCCCCATCTCCCAGAGGAAGGACATAAATCGATCGGAGTCGCTCCGTGTCGTGTCCAACCGAACGCACCGCATCTTCCGGCCATCTGACCTCATCCATGGCGAGGTGCTTGGGAAGGGCTGCTTCGGACAGGCCATCAAGGTCAGACACTGTTAGCACGTCTTCATACCAGCCTGTACTTGCATCTTCACTAGTTGTACCTACAGTATCCGCAAGATGGCAGCATTGAGTCTAGAGAAGTGTGGAGGCAGGAGGTTAAATGTTTGTGGTTATAATACATTTTGGAGTTTCTGTTTCCCACGCTCACTAGCATACTTCATGTCTCCCAACTTGTTGCTCAACTTGATTTGTCTGTCTTGGAACAGGTGACCCACAGGGAGACCGGGgaggtgatggtgatgaagGAGTTGATTCGCTTTGATGACGAGACACAGAGAACATTCCTGAAAGAGGTGAGTGGAGATGGACAATCCCAGACGCTACATCATGAAGGAGTGtgagatttttttcagttttatattcAGGGGCCAAATCAAAGTTTTGTCTTAAACAGAAATCTGAAATCGGTAAATGTTGACCTCAATCAGTATCATTTCCTTGAATACAAACATCATTCAGTCAGATATCACTAATGATCCAATTCAAGTGTTTAAAACGGAGCAGCCAGTGCCCTTAAGTTAGTGAAACAAGGTTATAACGGTTTGAATTCCCGGAGCAGCTGGAAAAACCTGCGTAAGTAAGAGACAAATGTTCATTGAAGTGAAGACTGTGGTTAAAATTagcagcttctctgtgtgaatgtgggaCAGGACTGAATAAAAAGGAAGAGTTCTCTCGCCTGAATAATTGAAAGTAAAACATCACCTCTGAAATAGGACAAAAACGAGTGTTAAAACAATCTTTTCCCAAAAAATGATGGATGAGCAGAGCTTATTTTACCTCCCATTCACAGCTTCAACCCTCCTGTCCTTCCATTAATGTGAAAAGACAACAGGGAATGACTCATACGCAGATGTTTAGACTTCCCTAAGAGTTATTGTTAACATTGAACTGAATCGCTCCTGATCTTCCTGTTTGATCTTCATCATCGTAGACTCACTGATCCAGTTAACAACCTTCTAATTGGGATTTGAAGCTCGGCATTGATTGCTCCCATCTGGTTGAGTGTATGGATGTGTGGGATGTTAGTTTCATCGTAAcctaaaaataaatcagagcCTCTGCTTTGTAATCGGTGTGGACGACGACAGAGTAAAGAGAGGCTTTGAAACAAACCCAGACCACAATGAGGCATGATTATTACTCCcgctggctgtttgtttgtaGGTGGCCCAAGTCTCACATTACTGAGGCTGCTATCTAAACCAcagactttttctttgtgctgTTAACTGTAATACAACAGCTTACAAAGTACGTACTgttgcatgcatgcatgtgatTGGAACATACTGCTTTGTCATAACATTATACCTTGAAATGTGACCTTCATACATCGATTGCAGTCTGTAACGtgaaattaaaagtaaaaacaagaaGTATGTGGTGGTCAGAGGAGCCAGAAGAGCGTGCTGGCTTGCTGCATTTGGCTTACTATGTAGTGGAACATACTAAATCATTTTCTAGAATGCTAAATAGTTTGATAGTACGGGTATAAGAACGCAGTGTGAGTCTCTTGTGATCTTGTTCGGTGAAGATTAGATATGAATGCACTTAACATTTCAGACGAAGACGTCTTGAGACTTGAAGGGtagtaattgtgtgtgtgtgtaatagggaccctcctcctcctcctcctcacagcccGGCTATCAGGGAGTGAAATGTTTTAGGAGGTGTCATACTACCGTGAACACTATGTTTAAGACTTTCTGGACAGCTTTGCCCCACAGCCTCTGAGGAAAAGAAATGCTACACTTTAACTACCCCCATGCTTCATGAGACCACCTGATGATCAAACTCAATTTAATTTCAAAGGATAGGTCAACATATTATGAAATTAGCTTTTAAGCTTTCTTAGCAAAATGAAAAGATTTATACCACTGAcatgtagggctgcaactaatgattattcaagattcaagatttaACTTTGTTGGGCACTCTCCTTTCTAACAACTGAGCAAACATCTCAGTTTAGCATTCACAAGTATAAAAACTGTGTGACATTGTTTCATCAGGTGAAGGTCATGCGTTGCCTGGATCACCCCAACGTGCTCAAGTTCATAGGAGTCCTCTACAAGGACAAGCGACTCAACTTCATCGCAGAGTACATAAAGGGAGGCACCTTGAGGGAAATCATCAAGAAAATGGTGAGAGCCTGCAGACATATGAGTGTGTCTACCTCCTTTTAATTATTCAAAATGCATGCAGTGGACCTTTTAATTCAGAAGATGGTCTGGTCTTGCCTCAGGTGGAGATTTTGTAGTTTGCAGATGTAAAGCTTTAGCAGTGATGAGTCATCATCAGCAAGTAAAGAGAATGACATTTAACTGTGATATTATTGCTCACAGGACTGCAACTATCCCTGGAACCAGCGGGTCAGTTTTGCCAATGACATCGCTGCTGGGATGGTGAGTTCAAAGACTGAAAAAGTGATTTTAATTGTAATCGTTTCTGTTTTCAAAAACTCCACATATATGAAGCCTCTTCAGACGGTGAATTTTCTTGATGTGCAGTAGTAAACAAAGCTGCATTGCTTCTTGATATCTTTACTGATGTCTCCCTCTAGTGGTGGTGTGAGTGAGCTTACAACCCTCCTTTAATAATGTCACAATCTTTTCCATCCCCCTCGAAGGAAATTGCAGCATGAATTCCTGCAGGATTAGACCATTGGTACTTGAATTGAGTACAGTGATGAATGTCGTGCGTGACTGGATTATTGTGTTAACAACAGCAGCTACTTGAGATGAAACAAGGCAGGATTGTTCCTCTTGGCGAGGGTTTGAGATTATCACTGAAAgcttctatttttttctctttattttctatTCTCCCTGCCTTTCTGCCCTCTCCTATCTGTCATTCAGACATATCTGCATTCCATGAACATCATCCACCGGGACCTGAACTCCCACAACTGTCTTGTCAGAGAGGTAAGGAGtcgtgtgcgtgcgcgtgtggaCATACCTGTGCATAAAAGGCATGTTTTCCGTTGAGGAATCACGAAAGGGCAACTGTCATCTACTGGGGCACTTCAGATACAAAAGACAAAGCAGAGCTTTGTTAGCATTAACAGACTAAGCCTTCTTAAAACATGCTGCACATGTGTAACTTGCAGCGGAAACTTCCAGCTTACTCAAACAAAGAAAGCATTGTACATGtgtcacatgaaaacaagagGTTTGTACTGTAGAGCTCACATCTGAAATGTCAAACTAAGAGAAATTTCAAGCTTTCCAAATGAGCTTAAAACGGTTTTAACACTACAGTTACTTAAAGCTTTATCACTCTATGtttcaaacaaaaaatggtAAAGCATTATTTTGTCATCATGCAACCCAGAACTGGAATAATCTTCCTGTTTATTGTAGGCAAGTCCCAGATAGACACAGATGTAacctaaaatgttgttttccttgTATTTCTTTCCTGTTCttctgcacctttaaattgtaaatctatgaatgtatgtatgaaaataaataacagaaataaaatcgTCTTGCCTTATaacatgtttgattttcttCACGTAGGACAACACAGTGGTGGTGGCAGACTTCGGGCTGTCTCGCCTCATGGTGGACGACAAGCATGAGGACAAGTTGTCGCAGGGTAAACTGCCGGGCATCAAGAGGCCTGACCGCAGAAAGAGGTACACGGTGGTTGGAAACCCTTACTGGATGGCTCCTGAGATGATCCACGGTATGATCTGAAGGGACACTTGATTGTTTGCTCCTTTTCGATAATATCAAGACagttatttaatcatttaaaccCATTCACTCTTTCCTAAGATACTCCATATCTATTTTCTTGAACGTAACAGTTTGATTTTGGTCTTCTTCCTTCACAGGGAAGAGCTATGATGAGAGAGTAGACATCTTCTCCTTCGGTATCATGCTCTGTGAGGTGAGTGACTCCTATTGATAATTAAAACCCAACAAACAGTGGTATTCAGATAAGTTATTGTTTGGTGAGCGAAACTAAAATTgcttcaaaagctgaaaagtatgCTCACCTGTCATTTTGAAAAACTGCTTTCTTtgtaaatttaacatttaatccTTTAATCCTTTCAACCCTTCTTGACTCTGAGAGGATTGAACAGTCTTAATATTCACTGAATTTGTTCATATTTTACCACATAAAATCATACTTCTACAATCCTTTCTCAGCACAGGTTCAACTACAAGACTAGGATTCTTTTGCTCTGGCTTCAACATACAAAACCTCTAATTTGAACAGgttttctgcaaaaaaataGACAATTTAGTGATCTGCCAAAACTTCAACTCCTCCCAACATGTGTgaaacattcattttgttttacaagGGAAAAAGTCTTACTCCAAAGCAAAAgatatttgttttctgaatgaAAGCCAAGCCCCAGAGTGTGGTCAGCTTTGAGCCTGGCCACACACCATCCGCATAGTTCTGGCTTAACAGTTTAGTTCAGTCACTCAGAATATGACTTCCCCAGATGGGCACCATTAGCCAGAGAATAGCACAGTGATTAGAGAGAGCAGAAAAGCAAAGTTGTCTTCATGTGGCTGCGGACGGGCAGACAAACGGTAGTTGTGGTCAGTTGGGAACGATCCGCTTCAGTTTGGAGGGTTTACTGGTTTTTACCAGATTGGCACCGGAGGATCTCTTTGCTCTGACAGCTCTATCTTTAACTCTACCTACTCtttatctctctgtgtttgtcttgctCTCTGCAGATAATTGGCAGGGTGAACGCAGACCCAGACTACCTCCCCAGGGCGATGGATTTCGGACTGAATGTGTCCGGCTTCCTGGAGCACTACTGTCCACCGAATTGTCCCCCTGCCTTCTTCCCcatggctgctgtgtgctgTGAGCTTGATGCAGACAAACGGTTAGACATATTCCACCGATTCACATCAAAAtctaaagggacagttcacctaATTTACAAGTTTATTATTTAGGCAAAAGGGATTGTGAGTCTGGTAATACTAGGTAGGAACATATGTCCTGGGTAGCCAAGTGGACAGCTTTAAGTCCATCACTTCAAACCTTGCATGACTGGGAGAAATGGACTtgatatttttattcataacatctgctgaatttacaagaccTCCAGATAATTAAGAAGTTAAACTTCCTCCTTTCTCGACAAATCTCAAAATCATACGATtatttaagggagtctggggacatTGCGTTTTCAAGTTCAGTGGTTAGATCAGTTGAAATTGTGTTCCCTAACATTTACTTTTAATTGTGGCTTGAATTAAAAGAAAtccaacatttaatttttttcttatctgCTTTATAATTCCCTAGGCCTGCTTTCTCCAAGCTGGAGGAGTGGCTTGAGAACCTGAAGATGCACTTGGACATTGGTCTTCCCCTGGTGTCAGAACTGGACCAGCTGCACAAGGCCTTCTGGGTGAACCACAGAATCACACGCCCTGAAAACGGCCTGCACACCCACCCCGAACAGCCGGAGTAGTGCtgaactggactggactggactggaggAGTTGAAAAATTAGGAGTACACCCCAGAAGGGCAGAGATGGCCTGCCTCGGGCGGTGCAGTGCCTGGAGGAGACGTGTTAATACTCCTCCATGATTAAAGCTGCTGGCATAGTCTGGCTCAGGCGAGTAGACTCAGGGGGAAATGTGGATCTGAAAAGCCACCTGTGCGAgctgcacacacataaacacacacacattcagtcaAATCAAGAGACATTAACTACGATAGCTTGATTCTGCTGCACCTGGAGCTAAAGTGGAACATGTCATATGCAAATAGAACCAACTTTCGGATCAGATAGATTTAACATTAGTGCTCATTCCATTCAAGAATCCTGGCTGTACTTACTGTAGTGTGTATATTCATGTGGATAAAGTAGTCCAAAAAACAAGGCAAGAGGCAAACCTTCAGCCTCCTCACCTTGGGCCTCTACAGAGTACATTGTGCAGTATGTGTTTGcaggtgtttctgtgtgagttttgatagatttttttgcttttggtttGGATATTAAAGAAGAGGGGCCCGTCGATTGGTAGTGATCCACTCGCTGTCCACTTGTACAAGTCAAACAAAAACCTTTTCCAGCTTTAAATAGCTCACTGAAGAGTGCATGACTGTAAATAATGCTGTCAGGTCATATCCTGGTTCATCGTGTCGCTCTGACCTCATTTGGTCATAAACTACTAGACCTTACGTGTGTGTGGCGCTGCCCCTCTCCCACATCTATTGTGTAGCACTGACCCAACACTGAGGTACACACCTTTTACACACATTTGGTACGTTCTCACATGATTTTAAGATCTGTTATCTCATTCATGTTGACGTGACATTCAAACACATACCTATGTACATAGCTGGCAacattgtaaatgttttaaatattgtaaatgtacAGACATATTTTATATACGTACGCTACATTGCCATATTTTTATTGGCCGACCAGTTGAAATTAAGGAGAGTTAAAGTTCGACTGCAGTTAAAATGGCACAGCAGAAAGCGATATGGGtggttttttttccaacattgtCACCACTGTGGCAAGTTTGAAGCTTATAGCATCAAGATAAGAGGAATTTTATCACCATAAAAAATCTCCAACCCTCAGTTCAAGCCCAGTAAATGTTACATTCTGTCATTTCCCTCCATCCAATAAGTATTTCTACACATTTTATCCGTTATCTTGgaattttaaaggagacatattatgctaattttcaggttcatgattttatttttgcccaaaaaaatactattttgtcagtgtccagtgctgcagctctgtcttccccctctgtctgaaatgctctgttttagcccctgtctctttaagacacGCCTCCCAAATACGCAGTCTCCTCCAATTGGTCATCTCACATACATCTGAGCCCGTAACTCCAGTCGACCATGTCATGTTGACACCTTCTAATTAGCTACACTGCTACTGTTAATATAGGCAtaatttatgcaaatgtgtgacatagtgacgtaatgtgatgtcacaaagacacagaattaaaggcggactactgaaaacatctttttcaGGCGCATGAACCTACAGTATATAATACCCTTATGgaaaaagcataatatgtctccttttaTGTACCCACAGATGTGTGCTGGAGTAATTCTGGATTATCTAATCACATCAAAGTTGCTGAACTTAATCTGCATATTATGATAATAACATGTGATGTGAGAATTTTGAGGGCAATCAATCTTGTCTCATGTACTGTACAGTAGTTCAGGTGTGGGAATGACATCACCAGGAACTGCCTCATCATGTCAGCTGTCTGTCCAcgtctgtctctcctccggTGGATGACACcactgtttgtttacatgtaaATTCTCGCTGTAAATATCAGTGTTTGTATGTCCTTCCCTCTTGTCTGCGTGCATTGCATAAATATGCGCACTCCTCAGAAATTATCTCTTCCACTGTCAAATTTCTCTCTTGCACCTTCTAAcatgcattttctgtctctagactaattttttaaaagatctcctgctgttgttttttctcgAGCTGCATGATGTACAAGCTAGGTCTGCTGAGCTTCTAGATCTCTTAATTATGCCattttaaataagaaaacagaatgaaaagagaagacaaaaaagCCAGGCtaagaagaaatgaaaaaaaaagagacacagcttctgttttttttttatatataaccACTGAAATCTTTTTGTATGGATTTGAGTACTTTAATTTGCACTATATTACCAAATGGCTGTTTGAAGCCATGTTTGTTAATTTCCTCTCTTGGGCTAACTTGTGATAAGGAAATAAATTATATCGGTTCAGGTTGATATATGAATGCAAGACACTGATAGAGCCTTTCAACTGTAAATAGATGGGATCTGGAAAATTCATCCTCTTGATAGCAAAGTTTGTGATTATTGAgatgcatttttaaagtttttggcAGGAGCCTGTTTGATCCACCTGTGATCTTGTACGTAAAGTCACATATCTATAGAAGTAGTGACTATATTTTCAAGCCTTCACCAGAAAACTCCAAAATGTTAAGTACCATGATGTCTACTTTTAAAGTTTTTCGAGTCTTTGCTACCAGGAGAATGTGATTTCCCAGCTCTGCCTGCTGCCTACAGACCGGTCCTTTCTGAATGATGTCCTGTGTTGTTACTGACTGCTTGGTTTCATATGTGATTCCCACAGAGGCTGCAACCACTGCTGAACTGTCTGATAATAGAGCACTTAAAACTGGCCTATCTCACCTCTCACCTTCTCGTCATACTCTTTTGGCTCAGGGCCGTACTTTTCTGGAGCTTTCTTCACAATTCAGTTCACTCAGCAGCTTGATAGAAAAAGCAGCTTTCAAACAGTAATAGTGAGACTCAAACAGCATGTAAATCTTCTGTCACTGTATAGGCTACCAATAACACAAAATATGCTTCTGTAAAACAAGCTCCTCCTGGTTGATGTGTTCGTCCATGGGCATGTACTTTACATGAGTGGCTTTGCCATGTTTCTGTCTCCATTCCTGTCTGAGCCATGTCGAGCATGTTAGGTGTGTCTGTGAGGGCGTGTTGATGATCAATGAGAATGTTGCCGCAGCACTTCTTTGCAAAGGATCGTTACCTCTGAACAATGCTGTGCCTTTGTTGTAAGCTAGCCTTGCCAACGACTCGAAAAACGTGAactgatttccttttttaatgtaTCATAAGTGCAAGCCTGATTCAAGTGGATTGAATATCATTGCTGATACTACGTTGTATGAGATTTCATCTTGTTctgtattatatttatattttcctgaTCTCCATTGtcagttttgatattttaatattatatttctttattcttttttttttgttgtttttgtcttatttaaaaaatttttttacaCAAGCTGTGAAAACAATTCTGCACTTTAATCCTGAACGTGAACATTTAGACTCTGAGGAGgcgactgttttttttccctttgtcacagctaaaaataaaactgttgcTTCTAAAACAAACTAACTGTGTTTGTTCATTAATGAATATATCTCTCAGTCACTGTTCCATTTCATTGACAAAAACAGCCACAGTTTTGTCATTAATCTTCTACATTTGTACTACTGAAGCACACAGAGTATGACAGCTCCAATTATATGTGACATCTCTCCTTCATTCACTGACTTCACACATAAAGAGCACCTAACAAAAGAGA from Sparus aurata chromosome 2, fSpaAur1.1, whole genome shotgun sequence harbors:
- the limk1a gene encoding LIM domain kinase 1a isoform X1, whose translation is MRLMLLCCTWKDERMGEEEAGGSLPVCAGCKQRIYDEQYLQALNTDWHTVCFRCCECSASLSHWYYEKDGRLFCKKDYWTKFGELCHGCNDPITTGLIMVAGEQKYHPECFTCLNCRAFIGDGDTYALVERSKLYCGHCYYQTIVTPVSLPDSPCSRIPHTVTLVSIPASAEGNNGRRGRGFSVAIDQPLSPTNGYSPEHGPTVRVSQVDTDCISPDVKNSIHVGDRILEINGTPIHNVPLDEIDLLIQETSRLLQLTIEHDPHSQGQEGGSSGAEEQTDGPLSTPLSEGPSPILPITTPPHPDISSLKSRMITRSYSIDKSPGSSNAASPISQRKDINRSESLRVVSNRTHRIFRPSDLIHGEVLGKGCFGQAIKVTHRETGEVMVMKELIRFDDETQRTFLKEVKVMRCLDHPNVLKFIGVLYKDKRLNFIAEYIKGGTLREIIKKMDCNYPWNQRVSFANDIAAGMTYLHSMNIIHRDLNSHNCLVREDNTVVVADFGLSRLMVDDKHEDKLSQGKLPGIKRPDRRKRYTVVGNPYWMAPEMIHGKSYDERVDIFSFGIMLCEIIGRVNADPDYLPRAMDFGLNVSGFLEHYCPPNCPPAFFPMAAVCCELDADKRPAFSKLEEWLENLKMHLDIGLPLVSELDQLHKAFWVNHRITRPENGLHTHPEQPE
- the limk1a gene encoding LIM domain kinase 1a isoform X2; protein product: MSRSSVCQNKTDAPTGNMSAKSRRSKKPHRKCCECSASLSHWYYEKDGRLFCKKDYWTKFGELCHGCNDPITTGLIMVAGEQKYHPECFTCLNCRAFIGDGDTYALVERSKLYCGHCYYQTIVTPVSLPDSPCSRIPHTVTLVSIPASAEGNNGRRGRGFSVAIDQPLSPTNGYSPEHGPTVRVSQVDTDCISPDVKNSIHVGDRILEINGTPIHNVPLDEIDLLIQETSRLLQLTIEHDPHSQGQEGGSSGAEEQTDGPLSTPLSEGPSPILPITTPPHPDISSLKSRMITRSYSIDKSPGSSNAASPISQRKDINRSESLRVVSNRTHRIFRPSDLIHGEVLGKGCFGQAIKVTHRETGEVMVMKELIRFDDETQRTFLKEVKVMRCLDHPNVLKFIGVLYKDKRLNFIAEYIKGGTLREIIKKMDCNYPWNQRVSFANDIAAGMTYLHSMNIIHRDLNSHNCLVREDNTVVVADFGLSRLMVDDKHEDKLSQGKLPGIKRPDRRKRYTVVGNPYWMAPEMIHGKSYDERVDIFSFGIMLCEIIGRVNADPDYLPRAMDFGLNVSGFLEHYCPPNCPPAFFPMAAVCCELDADKRPAFSKLEEWLENLKMHLDIGLPLVSELDQLHKAFWVNHRITRPENGLHTHPEQPE
- the limk1a gene encoding LIM domain kinase 1a isoform X3, whose product is MVGDLFFWSFCCLRLWKRDKKVAGEQKYHPECFTCLNCRAFIGDGDTYALVERSKLYCGHCYYQTIVTPVSLPDSPCSRIPHTVTLVSIPASAEGNNGRRGRGFSVAIDQPLSPTNGYSPEHGPTVRVSQVDTDCISPDVKNSIHVGDRILEINGTPIHNVPLDEIDLLIQETSRLLQLTIEHDPHSQGQEGGSSGAEEQTDGPLSTPLSEGPSPILPITTPPHPDISSLKSRMITRSYSIDKSPGSSNAASPISQRKDINRSESLRVVSNRTHRIFRPSDLIHGEVLGKGCFGQAIKVTHRETGEVMVMKELIRFDDETQRTFLKEVKVMRCLDHPNVLKFIGVLYKDKRLNFIAEYIKGGTLREIIKKMDCNYPWNQRVSFANDIAAGMTYLHSMNIIHRDLNSHNCLVREDNTVVVADFGLSRLMVDDKHEDKLSQGKLPGIKRPDRRKRYTVVGNPYWMAPEMIHGKSYDERVDIFSFGIMLCEIIGRVNADPDYLPRAMDFGLNVSGFLEHYCPPNCPPAFFPMAAVCCELDADKRPAFSKLEEWLENLKMHLDIGLPLVSELDQLHKAFWVNHRITRPENGLHTHPEQPE